DNA from Mycolicibacterium alvei:
CTCGCCGTTGGCGATCAGTCCGCCGTCGGTGTTGACCGGGATCGAGCCGTTGATCTCGGTGGCACCTTCGAGCAGCATCTTCTCCTGCTCACCGTCGGCGCACAGGCCCGTCTCGGCCATGTGGATCACCTCGGCGCCGGCGTCGGTGTCCTGCAACTGGGCGATGTCGATGTCTTCCGGGCCGATTCCCGCGGCTTCGTAGGCGGCCTTGGCCGCGTACACCGTGGGCGAGGGATCCTCGTCCAGCGGTGCCGAGGTGCCGTGCACCTCGTAGGCGCCGTAGGTGCGCGTGCGGATCTCGCTGGCCCGCACATATACGGGCTTGTCGGTGTACTTGTGCGCGATGTCGGCACGGCACATGATCACCGCCGCGGCTCCCTCGTCGGGAGCGCAGAACATGTATTGCCGCAGCGGGTAGTTCAGCACCGGCGAGGCCATGATTTCCTCGACCGAGATCTCCTTGCGCCGGAACGCATTCGGGTTCAGCTCACCGTTGCGGAAGTTCTTGTTCGCCACCCGCGCCAGCGTCTCCTCGGAGATGTTGTGCTTGTGGATGTAGTGGTTGGCCTTGATGCCGAAGAACTGCGTGGTGACGAACTGGCCGTTCTCGGCATACCACTGCGGCAGTGCGAGTTTGGCCGGATCGTCGGTGAAGGCGCCGCGGGGGTGCTTGTCCAGGCCGACCGCGATGCCGATGTCGTACTTGCCCAACCGGATGGTGTCGGCAGTTTGCTGAATGGCGCTGGCGGCGGTGGCGCACGCGTTGAACACGTTGGTGAACGTGATCCCGGTCAGCCCGACCAGGCGGGTGACCGCATCCGGATTGGACACCTCGTAGCTGCCGCCGAACCCGAACTGGATGTCCTTCCACTCCAGGCCCGCATCTTCGAGCGCGAATTGGATTGCCTCGGCACCCATCTGCATCGCGGTCTTGTCGAAGCGGCCGAACGGGTGCAGGCCGACGCCGATGATGGCTACATCATTAGCGGAGTTGCTCATGTTGCGCGGCCTCTCTAGATGGGCTGGAAGGCGAAGGTGACGAT
Protein-coding regions in this window:
- a CDS encoding thiolase family protein; the protein is MSNSANDVAIIGVGLHPFGRFDKTAMQMGAEAIQFALEDAGLEWKDIQFGFGGSYEVSNPDAVTRLVGLTGITFTNVFNACATAASAIQQTADTIRLGKYDIGIAVGLDKHPRGAFTDDPAKLALPQWYAENGQFVTTQFFGIKANHYIHKHNISEETLARVANKNFRNGELNPNAFRRKEISVEEIMASPVLNYPLRQYMFCAPDEGAAAVIMCRADIAHKYTDKPVYVRASEIRTRTYGAYEVHGTSAPLDEDPSPTVYAAKAAYEAAGIGPEDIDIAQLQDTDAGAEVIHMAETGLCADGEQEKMLLEGATEINGSIPVNTDGGLIANGEPIGASGLRQMHELVRQLRGEAGERQVPGNPRVGLAQVYGAPGTASATILSL